Part of the Thunnus maccoyii chromosome 17, fThuMac1.1, whole genome shotgun sequence genome, CCATTTAAATGTTATGTATGTCTATATTCTGtgtcacacaataaaaaaatgtgttatagttttgtttaaataattgttaaaaCTGAATCTTTGCTAGAAAAAAAACGTACTCTTTGGCGCCGTTTCTAGacagacaaaataatataacattatTTCTAACAAAATAATGTTAGGGAAAAACAACATGACTTGTAGAGATGGAGAAACTGATCAGTCATCATATAATAGTCTTAATACAGCGAATGAAACCTcatacaaacaagcaaaaagtaATAAAGTAATGTAGATTCTGTTATAAATCCTGTTTGATAATAAAGCATTTGTCATGACATACAGCCTTTTTTAATGCTTTCCTCAAGTATATCTGtgtgaatcttcagcctgattCATTTTGTGGTTCATGAAGTCTTCTCCGAAGTTGATGATGTGTCTCAGCGCGCTCAGGATCAGTGAGTCAGTGTCATCGTTGAGGTCGATTTCTTCAGAGTAGTTTTTCACGGGGAAGATGCAGTTCATTGGGATACCCACGTCTGCACTGAACTGCTCCatctatgttttaaaaaaaatcacaatgtctcagaggttaaaaaaaaccaaacaaacatccCAAGGCTTTTGTGCTCACTGCACCGATCAAATCATTTGGACCAATATTGACCTTATTAAGCAGAGAGAATTTCAAAGAATATGGCTGGTGATTaatgatctactaacaagtattgtgtgtgcatccaaagcctgatattttattcctctctgttgtagacctccattgttgtcaaGAAACTGTTAAAATTGTTTACTGAAgttgtagtacaaagtcaagaggttgtgcattcctgcacatgctcagtggcatctgccaCACAAGGAACGTCTTTCCTGAGAGTTAAAATCTgcaggttgtgatatgtagtaCAACAAGCTAATGAAGCTGTGAGCAGAACCgcgttcccgcacatgctcagtgtgCCTTGTATGGCATCCTCTCCGGGGACAAACTACAGTTGCCATcgtcttcataatgaaggaacatgtcacccagtgcagcggtttggctcattgatgtgtttttagtagtttctggacaacaatggaagtATAAGttacatcaggctttggatacacacacaatacttgttagtggatcaattcattgttggtttggctccaaacatgagatttgttaacaataacaaaaatatagaaaatcacagccttatcctttaaagttaaGGCAGTTTACTGTGAAACTAAAAGTGTTGACAATGTCATTTCTGGTCGGCTAACAGCaccaaaattgtttttttaaatttaatttaatgtaccTCCTCCTTCACACCGGCGGACTTGTAGACTATCTCTAAATCTTCTTTGATCTCAGGACAGGTCTGATCAATTTTGGTGagaatggccacttgaggaaTCCCTGCCAGGACAACAGACGGAAAACTAATGAGTCCCATAACCgagataaataaacataaactgaCTACAGCTGTTGTTCTCTGTGATGAAggaaattacaaacaaacatacaggaagtgagtttttaaaaatgtttggtaCCACATTAAGACGGTGTTTTTCAAGTATCATCCTACACGTAGAAGTACTGATTTATGCTCTCACCTAGCCGACTGGCTGCTATCCTGATTTCCCGAATCTTCTGCACAGTTTCATCTCTCATGTTACGTGCTGTGTCGGCAGGAATGACAAAAACCAGGACATCCACTGTATCGTTGGGATTTACTGTGGAGTTGTAGAATTGGTCGCCCTCTGACAACTTAGATACAGGATTGAActggaaaacaaagttaaatCCACCTGAATGATGACAGCTGCAATACATATaatcaaatataataaatatatacagtaccagtcaaaagtgtgtccaaacttttgactgatactgtaatTCAAAATAATCTTGTTAATTACGCTGATTAATATCTCCAGTGTTTGCAGTGACTATACCTTGTAATTCTCCTTCACACGTCCCATCAAAGCCAGTTTAATGTCGTCCACAAGGACACCTCTTATTGAGTCTAGGCCCATGATGTCATTGAAGACAAAAGGGTAAAAGGTATTCGGGTTTTCCTCTTCCATCTTGTAGGTTGTGTACTGTCAACCAGAAATGGAGAAAAGAGCAGTTATTGTGATCAGTAGAGAGTAAGAATAGACACATCAACACCCAGCTACCATATAGCAAACAGTATTAGATTAATTAGGTTTTACCACACACTGTCTGATTAATCAGTTTAgttttgttagttcatatttttagggtttaaaggatcagtgtgtaagatttaggggatCTACTAAAATGGAATAtgatattcataagtatgtttttattagttcATAATCACTTGAAACTAAAAATCATTGTGTTTCCGTTAGCTTAGagtgagccctttatatctacatagggagcgggtcctcttccatggtACAGACAACAGACAAATGGTGTGGTGGCACTGTTCAATTTGGAGATTCAGACCTGAGTAACAAGCGTTAAATAACTTGATATGAAGTGTGGAAGAGTAAGTCTGATctcaacaaaaaatgacaatacTGATCATTTGTTCAAGAAcctaaaatatttttcctgacAAGTGGCCTCCAGTGGACATAGGTCTCCAGACGGTCCACTGCTTGTGCTCAGCTGCAAGTTATTTACCACTGATAAGTcgggtggatggatggacgtATGAAACTGTGCTTTACAGACCCACTCTTTCCTACgttctctttctttttaactgaagctgttttagttgcctaCACTTAACCAGAGCGTCATCACAGAGGCAGAAGAATAACTTTGTGTGTCAGCAGATGATATGTATGATTTTATGCTTTGATAACAGTTTAGGACATTCAGTTcataaacaggaagtcagtgggtttctgtcactgctgcagcagTCAAAGCTTGCTGTAGATTTAGGACCCTTAACACTTTATTCGCAGCAGCATTTTCACTGCTGCACATTTTTATAGACTGACCTTTCTGAGTAATAGTTGCATTGTTGGATTGTTCTATTGTTGTCTTGCATATGATGCAAAGTTTGATTTCTCTGTCCATTTTACtgactttaataataattaaataatattacGAATACATCTTATTATTGTTAGGAATACTATTATTATCAGCACTATAATAAGGAGCCAAGAGGCTCAATTGATTTTCATAAGggtttgtgatgtttttatatgactacatttcagatgttttcttaCTTTATCAACACAATCAAACTTGCTTCATACCGTTTTGGTGAAAGAGTCACCAGAGATGTTATCCACCAAGGCCAGTGCGCACATTCTGCCTTTTAAGACACTTTTAACAGAGTTGATGAAGCTGGACTTTCCAGCTCCAACTGGTCCATAAAGAAGAATCCTGAGCTGCCGACCTTCGATGTGAGGTTTGTAGTTCTTCACATACTGCAGAGCACTCTTTTTGTTACTGCTCAGAGAAGGAAACATCACATTAGAGTTTAAACTTAAGTGCAGTTTTACAGAGTTAATTTGTGCAGTTTGTGCTGCGAAGGTGGAGACACACTCAcctccagtttatttctctccaTGGTGTGTCGAGAACTGACAAATACAGGACACAAGTTCACATAAGACAAAAGATTATGAAGAAATACCTTCATCATGCAGCAATGAGCAATtttctttgaatttaaaaattttaaaaaatagtctTACATGGAGACGGCTCAGGTGATTTAGAGCCTTTTGATCCCATAGCTGGAGAGTAAACAGTCACACAAAAAGTTTTAAACTCATCTTTGAAGAAAGTATTTAGGTTTAGCTGTAAAGCTACACTTTGGtgggaaaaataaattaataatgataaatattaCTAATATGCTGCAACAGCATATTAGGTCTTTCTGTACGTAAATCGAAAGTGATTTAGTGTAATTTTCAGTGCAAATGAGATATAAAAAGTCACATTATTGAAAAACTTAGAATGTAGCTGCAGGTTCAAAGTTGATTCAAACCATCAAAAATCATAGTACAAATTAATAAACTAAATCAGTGTACAAAATGTGATCAGTTTTATTAACTGTCATATTGAgtgacactgaataaaacacatctaaattattcattatcagaaaaa contains:
- the LOC121882852 gene encoding interferon-induced protein 44-like isoform X2, whose product is MHCSTGAMGSKGSKSPEPSPFLDTPWREINWSNKKSALQYVKNYKPHIEGRQLRILLYGPVGAGKSSFINSVKSVLKGRMCALALVDNISGDSFTKTYTTYKMEEENPNTFYPFVFNDIMGLDSIRGVLVDDIKLALMGRVKENYKFNPVSKLSEGDQFYNSTVNPNDTVDVLVFVIPADTARNMRDETVQKIREIRIAASRLGIPQVAILTKIDQTCPEIKEDLEIVYKSAGVKEEMEQFSADVGIPMNCIFPVKNYSEEIDLNDDTDSLILSALRHIINFGEDFMNHKMNQAEDSHRYT